CACTGAGCGAGCCGATCGAGAAAATCGTCGAGGAAGGACGTCTTGGTGAGATCGAGGGGATCGGGAAGGCGATCACCGAGAAGGTCACGGAACTCGTGACCACGGGGAAGCTGGAATATTACGAGGAGCTGAAGGGCTCCTTTCCCGAAGGGATCTTTGAGCTCTTCGAGCTTCAGGGGTTGGGAGCTAAGAAGATCAAGGCACTCCATGACCAGCTCGGGGTCTCATCCGTGGAGGATCTGGAGCGGGTCTGCAAGGAGGGGAAGGCGGCTGAGTTGGCCGGTTTTGGCGAAAAGACCCAGACGAAGCTGCTGAAAGCGATCGAGGATCACCGCAAGCATGCCGGTCGCTTCCGCATCAACGTGGTGGCCGTGCTGGCTGAGCAGCTTCTTTCAGATCTCCGCGCCCATGAGGCGGTCGGACAGATCAGCGAGGGGGGGAGCTTCCGCCGCCGCAAGGAGACGATCGGCGATCTCGACATCCTGGTTTCCTCCAAGCATCCCGAGGAGGTTACGGAATTCTTTATTCATCATCCGCTGGTCGAGGAGGTGATCGTCAGCGGGCCGACTAAATCAAGTGTCCGCCTCAAGGATGGCGTCCAGTGCGACCTGCGTGTGGTGAAGCCGGAGGAGTTTCCCTTCGCGCTCGTCTATTTCACTGGGAGTAAGGAGCACAATATCCGCCTGCGCAGCAGGGCGCTGGACCGGGGGTGGTCGCTTAACGAATACCGGTTCAGCGTGGTTGGTGATGCCGAGGGAGCTGAACAACCACCGGACATACACGACGAGAAGGAACTCTACAAATCACTGGGCCTTGATTTTATTCCTCCCGAACTCCGAGAGGACAAAGGGGAGATTGCCGCAGCGGAGGCAGGGACGCTTCCTAATCTGATCGAGTGGAGCAACCTGCGCGGCACCTTCCACTGCCACACCACAGCAAGCGACGGAAAGAATAGTCTACTCGAGATGGCCCGGGCTGCCATTGATCTCGGGCTCGAATACCTTGGCATCGCCGATCACAGCAAAAGCTCCTTTCAGGCACGCGGCCTTGATGCCTCACGTCTAGCCGAGCAGGTGGCCGAGATCCGGGAGCTGAATGCCTCCAAAGAATTCCAAGAGGCCGGATTCCGTCTCTTTGCGGGAACGGAATGCGACATCCTGAAGGAGGGTGATCTCGACTTCCCTGATGAAGTCTTGGCCACGCTCGACTATGTAGTCGCCTCGGTTCACTCCGGCTTCACGGCCGACGAGAAGACCACGACCGAGCGGATCATCCGGGCGATCCGCAACCCCCATGTCACAATGATGGGGCATCTGACGGGCCGTCTCCTGCTCTCCCGCGAGGCCTATCCGTTGAATATCCCCGCCGTCATCGAGGCGGCGGCCGAGACCGGAACCATCATCGAGATCAATGCCAGCCCCTGGCGTCTCGACATGGACTGGCGCTGGTGGCCGCTTGCCAAGGAGAAGGGGGTGAAGTGCGCGATCAACCCCGACGCCCATACGACTTATGGTCTGCAGGATCTGATTTACGGAGTCGGCATCGCCCGGAAGGGATGGCTGACGAAGGCCGATGTAGTGAACTGCCTCCCGCTTGAAAAAATCGAGAAAGTGCTCGCAGCGAAGAAAGCCCGATGAGTTTTCCCGTAGCTGTAACGGATGCGAAGCAACGGTCAGGCAAGCAAACGCTGAGGCGCGGAGATGAAGTGATCGGAGAAGGGAGTTGGCTTTTAATTTCTCTGCGTTCTCAGCGCCTCTGCGGGATATAAATCCTAGGGAAACGCTGATTTAATCGGGGCGCCCTGCGAAGTGATGCTATGCAGGATAGGAGGGTTGGGATAGAATGAGGGAATGAACAACCAGCTGAGTTTTTCTGCGAGCGAATATGCCGGGAAGAAGAAGGCAACGCGAA
This DNA window, taken from Verrucomicrobiota bacterium, encodes the following:
- the polX gene encoding DNA polymerase/3'-5' exonuclease PolX, whose translation is MSETPAHVGEILEHIAQLLELKGENPFKIRAYTNAARALESLSEPIEKIVEEGRLGEIEGIGKAITEKVTELVTTGKLEYYEELKGSFPEGIFELFELQGLGAKKIKALHDQLGVSSVEDLERVCKEGKAAELAGFGEKTQTKLLKAIEDHRKHAGRFRINVVAVLAEQLLSDLRAHEAVGQISEGGSFRRRKETIGDLDILVSSKHPEEVTEFFIHHPLVEEVIVSGPTKSSVRLKDGVQCDLRVVKPEEFPFALVYFTGSKEHNIRLRSRALDRGWSLNEYRFSVVGDAEGAEQPPDIHDEKELYKSLGLDFIPPELREDKGEIAAAEAGTLPNLIEWSNLRGTFHCHTTASDGKNSLLEMARAAIDLGLEYLGIADHSKSSFQARGLDASRLAEQVAEIRELNASKEFQEAGFRLFAGTECDILKEGDLDFPDEVLATLDYVVASVHSGFTADEKTTTERIIRAIRNPHVTMMGHLTGRLLLSREAYPLNIPAVIEAAAETGTIIEINASPWRLDMDWRWWPLAKEKGVKCAINPDAHTTYGLQDLIYGVGIARKGWLTKADVVNCLPLEKIEKVLAAKKAR